The Pseudomonadota bacterium genomic interval GCTGGAACTCTATCCGCCCATCGAGCCTTACCGTACCCACGAAATTCCCGTCACGGACGGGCATCGCCTGTATGCGGAGGAATGCGGTAACCCGCAGGGCCTGCCGGTGGTATTCGTGCATGGCGGGCCGGGTGCCGGTTGCGAACGCTATCACCGGCAGTTCTTTGATCCGCGTGTGTACCGCATCGTGCTGTTCGACCAGCGTGGCTGCGGCCGGTCCCGTCCGCATGCCAGCCTCGAGGGCAACACCACCCAGGCACTGGTCGCGGACATGGAGGCGCTGCGTGAGCAGCTCGGTATCGAGCGCTGGGTGGTATTCGGCGGCTCGTGGGGTTCGACGCTCGGGCTGGTCTATGCGCAAACGCATCCACAACGCGTGCTGGGCCTGATCCTGCGCGGAATTTTCCTGTGCCGCCCGCGCGATATCAGCTGGTTCTACCAGGATGGCGCTTCCTTTGTGCTGCCCGACTACTGGCAGGACTACCGCGACCAGATCGCAGCGGAGGAGCGCCACGACATGGTCGGGGCATATTATCGCCGGCTGACCGGTTCGGACGAGATTGCGATGATGGCAGCCGCGAAGGCCTGGTCGCTCTGGGAAGGGCGTGCATCGACGCTGTTGCCGAGGCAGGCGGTGGTGGATCACTTCGGCAATCCATCGACGGCGCTCAGTCTGGCGCGCATCGAGTGCCACTATTTCATGAACAACAGCTTTCTGGCGGCAGACCAGATCCTGCGCCATGCCGACCGTCTGCGGGATATCCCCGGCGTGATCGTGCATGGGCGCTACGACGTGGTCTGTCCGCTGGAGCAGGCCTGGGCACTGCATGAGGCATGGCCGCAGGCGCGCCTGCAGGTCATCCCGGATGCCGGCCATTCGGCCACCGAGCCGGGGATCGTGGACGCACTGGTCAATGCGACCGGCCAGTTCGGTCACCGCTTCCGGTGATCGGCCTGTTGCAGCGCGTGAGCCGGGCGGACGTCACGGTCGACGGCGCCGTAATCGCCGCGATCGGACCCGGTCTGCTCGTGCTGGTAGGCGTGCAGCGCGGCGATACCGAGGCCGAGGCGCAGCGCCTGCTGCAGCGGCTGCTCGGCTACCGGGTATTCCCCGATGCCGCCGGCAGGATGAATCTCGACCTGACGCAGGCCGGCGGCGGCCTGCTGCTGGTACCCCAGTTCACGCTGGCCGCCGATACCCGTAGCGGGCAGCGCCCGAGCTTTACCCCGGCTGCCGAACCGCAGGCGGGCCGGTGCCTGTACGACTACATGGTCGCGCAGGCCCGCGAGCAGCATGCGCCGGTTGGCAGCGGCCGGTTCGGGGCCGATATGCAGGTTGCGCTGGTCAACGACGGGCCGGTTACCTTCTGGCTGGAAGTGAGGCCGGCGCCGGGCGGGGTGGGTGGGTCTTGAAAAGCCTGGCTTTTTTAGGGAAAAATGCGGGTATGGCCGAAGCGCAAGCTGTTACTATATTCCTCAACCCCTGACCCAAGACGGAAGCCATCCATGTCTCAGCGACAGGCCGCCATCAAGCGCGACACACTGGAAACGCAGATCAGCGTGTCGGTCAACCTGGACGGCAGCGGCAACGGTGTATTCGCCACCGGCGTGCCTTTTCTCGAGCACATGCTCGACCAGGTCGCACGTCACGGGCTGCTCGATCTCGATATCAAGGCCACCGGTGATCTGCACATCGATGCGCACCATACGGTCGAGGATATCGGCATCACGCTGGGCCAGGCCGTATGCAAGGCCGTGGCCGACAAGCGCGGCATCCGCCGCTATGGCCATGCCTACGTTCCGTTGGACGAGGCACTCTCGCGCGTCGTGATCGATTTCTCCGGACGTCCCGGTCTCGAATATCACGCGGAATTCCCGCGCGCGCGTATCGGTGACTTCGATGTCGACCTGTTGCATGAGTTTTTCCAGGGTTTCACCAATCATGCCCTGGTAACCCTGCACATCGATTGCCTGCGCGGTGACAATGCCCATCACATCGCCGAGACCGTCTTCAAGGCCTTCGGCCGGGCGCTGCGCATGGCGCTGGAGGCCGACCCGGCAATGGGTGATCGCCTGCCGTCAACGAAAGGGAGTCTTTGATCACACACGTGACCTGCTGCACGGTGGTGATCTGTATCCGGCATCCACGCTATGTCCTCCATCGCAATAATCGATTACGGCATGGGCAACCTGCACTCAATCGCCAAGGCGATCGAGCATGTCGCCGGGCGTGAGCGGGTGATCGTCAGCAGCGAGCCGGCCGCCATCCTGGCTGCCGACCGCATCGTGTTTCCCGGTGTCGGTGCGATCCGTGACTGTATCAGTGAACTGCAGCGCACCGGTCTGGACGCAGTGATCAGACAGGCTGCCGACAGCCGGCCCTTGCTCGGCGTGTGCCTCGGCCTGCAGGCCCTGCTCGACGTCAGCGAGGAAAACGATGGGACTGCATGTCTCGGCCTCATTCCCGGCAGCGTGGTGCGCTTCCGCAGCGAGTCGCTGGATGCCGCAACCGGGCAGCGACTCAAGATTCCCCACATGGGCTGGAACCAGGTGCTGCAGGTGCGCAGACATCCCCTGTGGCAGGATATCCCCGCGGATTCCCGCTTCTATTTCGTGCACAGTTACTACGCGGTGCCGGCGAATCCGGCGCACATCGCGGGTACGACGCCCTATGGCAGGGAGTTCGCATCCGTGCTCGCGTGCGACAATGTCTTTGCCGTGCAGTTTCACCCGGAAAAGAGTCAGCACGCCGGTCTGCAGCTGCTGGCCAATTTTGTGGCCTGGAATGGAGAGTCCTGAGATATGCTGATAATACCCGCGATTGACCTGAAGGATGGCCGCTGCGTACGGTTGCGTCAGGGGCGCATGGAGGATGAAACCGTGTTCGGTGACGACCCGATCGAGGTCGCGGCGCGTTGGGTCGCTGCCGGCGCGAGACGTCTGCACATGGTCGACCTCAACGGTGCCTTCGAGGGACGGCCGGTGAACGCGCAGGCCATTCGCGCCGTGGCGGAGGCATTCCCCGACCTGCCGATCCAGGTGGGCGGTGGCATTCGCGACGAGGAGACGGTGCAGGCCTATCTCGATGCCGGCGTGCAGTACGTCATCATCGGCACCAAGGCGGTGAGTGCGCCGCATTTCGTCAACGACCTGTGTGTCGAGTTTCCGGGGCACATCATCGTCGGGCTGGATGCGAAGGACGGCAAGGTGGCCATCGATGGCTGGTCCAAGCTGTCCAACCATTCGGTCATCGACATGGCGCAGCGCTTCGAACAGGACGGCGTCGAGGCGATCGTGTACACCGATATCGGCCGCGACGGCATGATGAGCGGCGTCAACGTGGACTCGACCGTCGAGCTGGCGCGTGCCATCCATATCCCGGTGATCGCCTCGGGCGGGATCACCAGCATGGATGACATCCGCGCGCTGTGTGCGGTCGCCGACGAGGGCATCATGGGCGCGATCACCGGCCGTGCAATCTATGAAGGCACGCTGGAACTGGCCGCCGCGCAGACGCTTGCCGACGAGCTCTGCGGCGATTCCGCAAGCTGAGCGTGCCTGGTGGGACTGGCCAAACGCATCATCCCCTGTCTCGACGTCGACGCCGGCCGCGTTGTCAAGGGTGTGCGTTTCCTGGACATCCGCGATGCCGGCGATCCGGTCGAGATCGCGCGCCGTTACGACGAGCAGGGTGCGGACGAGCTGACCTTTCTCGACATCACCGCGAGTTCCGACCAGCGCGAGACCATGGTACATGTCGTCGAGCAGGTGGCCGGTGAGGTGTTCATCCCGCTGACGGTGGGCGGTGGCATCCGCCAGGTCGGCGATATCCGCCGCATGCTCAATGCCGGCGCGGACAAGGTGGGCATCAACACGGCTGCTGTCGCCAATCCGGATTTCGTGCGCGAGGCGGCCGAGCGCTTCGGTTCGCAGTGTATCGTCGTCGCGATCGACGCCAAGCAGGTGAGCGCACCCGGCGTGGCGAAGCGCTGGGAGATCTTCACCCACGGCGGCCGCAGGCCGACCGGTATCGATGCGGTCGAGTGGGCGCGGCGCATGGTGGGCAACGGTGCCGGTGAGATCCTGCTCACCAGCATGGATCGCGACGGTACCCGCGACGGCTTCGATCTCGATCTGACCCGCGCCGTGAGCGATGCGGTCGAGGTGCCGGTGATCGCGTCCGGCGGCGTGGGCACGCTGGCGCACCTGGCGGCAGGCGTGACCGAGGGACGTGCCGATGCCGTGCTGGCCGCGAGTATTTTCCATTTCGGCGAATACACGGTCGCTGAGGCCAAGCGCTATATGGCGGAGCTCGGCATCGAGGTGCGGCTGTGATGCGCAATCCGCCGCAGTGGTGGTTGGCCACGCTCCCGGTCTGCCGGTCGCGCCGGCGGCTGCAGGCAGTGACAGACGCAGCGTCGCGCAGGGCTGACTGAGCGCGCATGCAGACCGACAGGCAGAACCCGGACTGGCTCGACGCAATCAAATGGGATGCGAACGGCCTGGTACCCGCGATCGCCCAGGACGCCGCGGACGGCAGGATCCTCATGGTCGCCTGGATGAACCGGGAGGCGCTCAGGCTCACGGCAGAGGGTGGAACGGCCGTATACTGGTCGCGCTCGCGGCGCCGGCTCTGGCACAAGGGCGAGGAATCGGGGCATGTGCAGCAGGTGCGGGAGATCCGCCTGGATTGCGACAACGATGTGATCGTGCTGCAGGTCGAGCAGGTCGGCGGGATCGCCTGCCATACCGGCCGGCGCAGCTGCTTTTACCAGCGCCTGGAGGACGGACGCTGGGTCAGCGTGGAACCGGTGCTCAAGGACCCGGACAGCATCTACGGTGGGCGCTGAGGCTGAAACGGAAGGAATCATATGGCTGATACTCTCGAACGGCTGGCCGGGGTGATCGAGACGCGCAAGGTCGCCGATCCGGACAGTTCCTATGTCGCCGGACTGTTCGCGCGGGGTATGAACACCATACTCAAGAAGGTGGGCGAGGAGGCCGCTGAAACCATTATCGCCGCCAAGGAGTCAGATGATAAGGCGCTGGTGTACGAAACCGCCGATCTCTGGTTCCACACCCTGGTGATGCTGGCGGCCCGCGGTCTCGGGCCGGAGGCCGTGCTGGCG includes:
- the pip gene encoding prolyl aminopeptidase gives rise to the protein MLELYPPIEPYRTHEIPVTDGHRLYAEECGNPQGLPVVFVHGGPGAGCERYHRQFFDPRVYRIVLFDQRGCGRSRPHASLEGNTTQALVADMEALREQLGIERWVVFGGSWGSTLGLVYAQTHPQRVLGLILRGIFLCRPRDISWFYQDGASFVLPDYWQDYRDQIAAEERHDMVGAYYRRLTGSDEIAMMAAAKAWSLWEGRASTLLPRQAVVDHFGNPSTALSLARIECHYFMNNSFLAADQILRHADRLRDIPGVIVHGRYDVVCPLEQAWALHEAWPQARLQVIPDAGHSATEPGIVDALVNATGQFGHRFR
- the hisF gene encoding imidazole glycerol phosphate synthase subunit HisF, whose product is MGLAKRIIPCLDVDAGRVVKGVRFLDIRDAGDPVEIARRYDEQGADELTFLDITASSDQRETMVHVVEQVAGEVFIPLTVGGGIRQVGDIRRMLNAGADKVGINTAAVANPDFVREAAERFGSQCIVVAIDAKQVSAPGVAKRWEIFTHGGRRPTGIDAVEWARRMVGNGAGEILLTSMDRDGTRDGFDLDLTRAVSDAVEVPVIASGGVGTLAHLAAGVTEGRADAVLAASIFHFGEYTVAEAKRYMAELGIEVRL
- the hisI gene encoding phosphoribosyl-AMP cyclohydrolase, yielding MQTDRQNPDWLDAIKWDANGLVPAIAQDAADGRILMVAWMNREALRLTAEGGTAVYWSRSRRRLWHKGEESGHVQQVREIRLDCDNDVIVLQVEQVGGIACHTGRRSCFYQRLEDGRWVSVEPVLKDPDSIYGGR
- the hisH gene encoding imidazole glycerol phosphate synthase subunit HisH, which gives rise to MSSIAIIDYGMGNLHSIAKAIEHVAGRERVIVSSEPAAILAADRIVFPGVGAIRDCISELQRTGLDAVIRQAADSRPLLGVCLGLQALLDVSEENDGTACLGLIPGSVVRFRSESLDAATGQRLKIPHMGWNQVLQVRRHPLWQDIPADSRFYFVHSYYAVPANPAHIAGTTPYGREFASVLACDNVFAVQFHPEKSQHAGLQLLANFVAWNGES
- the hisA gene encoding 1-(5-phosphoribosyl)-5-[(5-phosphoribosylamino)methylideneamino]imidazole-4-carboxamide isomerase, which produces MLIIPAIDLKDGRCVRLRQGRMEDETVFGDDPIEVAARWVAAGARRLHMVDLNGAFEGRPVNAQAIRAVAEAFPDLPIQVGGGIRDEETVQAYLDAGVQYVIIGTKAVSAPHFVNDLCVEFPGHIIVGLDAKDGKVAIDGWSKLSNHSVIDMAQRFEQDGVEAIVYTDIGRDGMMSGVNVDSTVELARAIHIPVIASGGITSMDDIRALCAVADEGIMGAITGRAIYEGTLELAAAQTLADELCGDSAS
- a CDS encoding phosphoribosyl-ATP diphosphatase, with protein sequence MADTLERLAGVIETRKVADPDSSYVAGLFARGMNTILKKVGEEAAETIIAAKESDDKALVYETADLWFHTLVMLAARGLGPEAVLAELDRRFGISGLEEKAGRGK
- the dtd gene encoding D-aminoacyl-tRNA deacylase gives rise to the protein MIGLLQRVSRADVTVDGAVIAAIGPGLLVLVGVQRGDTEAEAQRLLQRLLGYRVFPDAAGRMNLDLTQAGGGLLLVPQFTLAADTRSGQRPSFTPAAEPQAGRCLYDYMVAQAREQHAPVGSGRFGADMQVALVNDGPVTFWLEVRPAPGGVGGS
- the hisB gene encoding imidazoleglycerol-phosphate dehydratase HisB, producing MSQRQAAIKRDTLETQISVSVNLDGSGNGVFATGVPFLEHMLDQVARHGLLDLDIKATGDLHIDAHHTVEDIGITLGQAVCKAVADKRGIRRYGHAYVPLDEALSRVVIDFSGRPGLEYHAEFPRARIGDFDVDLLHEFFQGFTNHALVTLHIDCLRGDNAHHIAETVFKAFGRALRMALEADPAMGDRLPSTKGSL